The region TAAGCGAAAAGCCACATGAGCCCCAGGACAGGAATACCGCATTTAGCCATGCCTCCTTTTCGAGGCGAACCTGATCGACATCCTGATGACTGCGATTCCGGTCGATATCACCCGAATGCTCTAAATAGCCCGGAGCACGCTTTAATTCGTCTCCAGGTAATTGGGGAGCCCTATCGGCATCCAAAGCGCTTAAATCGTCGTTTCTGGCTATTTCTGGGGCAATTTCGCCTGCGCACCTATCATGGTAGCCGGTAAATCTGGCGCGACGAGCACCCTGTTCCCAGAAAAGACTCGTCATCGTTTCCGGATAGACCGCATCGATGTTTGCGAGGTCAATAGGTGTGATTATGAAGTCTTTCACCAATCGTCACTCCTTTTTCCGCGGTCCGGGGGGGGACGGGGCGAGGCGCAGGTGTCTCGGAAAATCAGTTTTCGTTCACGTTCATTAGCGCCATGATGCGATCAAAGTCTTCCAGGTCGCCGAACTCAATAACGATTTTTCCCTTTCGCTTGCCCATCTGAGCTGTGACCTTGGTATCGAAAGAATCGGCCAAGCGGTCAGCCCAAGTGTTCAGCACCTCCGGCTGGGGGAGGGGAGTGCGCTTCTTCTTTTCCTGTAGATTTCCCGCATTAAGGAGGGTCACCGCCTCTTCGGTGGCCCGCACTGAAAGTCCCTCAGCGACGATACGCTCCGCCAGTCGCTGCTGATCCTCCTTGCCGGTCTTGACTCCCAAGAGCGCACGCGCATGACCCGCGGACAGTACGCCGACGGCTACCCGTCGCTGCACCTCAACGGGCAGCTGCAGCAATCTGATCATGTTCGTGATAACCGGCCGAGAGCGTCCAATCTTATCGGCTAATTGAGCCTGAGTGACACCAAATTCTTCAAGCAGCTGCTGATACGCAGCCGCCTCTTCGAGCGGATTCAGCTGAACGCGATGGATATTTTCCAAGAGCGCGTCCCGCAGCATGTTTTCGTCCGAAGTCTCTCGGACAATCGCAGGAATGACATCGAGGCCGGCTTTTTGCGAGGCCCGCCAGCGTCGCTCGCCCATGATAATTTCGAACTCTGGCTGCTTCGCTCCAGGATTCTCTTTTCGAGCCGCCTCGAGAGCGAGCTTGCGGTTTCTTCCCTCAATTGGCCTGACGACGATTGGTTGCATCAAACCGAATTCGCGAATCGAGTGTGCAAGCTCTGCTAGTGGCTCTTCGTCGAAGACTTCGCGAGGCTGGCGCGGATTTGGCGAAATCAGCTCTACGGCAATTTCACGGTAGGTGGCTCCGATGTCGCTAACATTCTCTTGGCTAGCTTCGAATGTTTCACGTGAAACATTTTTCGCCGT is a window of Corynebacterium lactis RW2-5 DNA encoding:
- a CDS encoding ParB/RepB/Spo0J family partition protein, which encodes MSNPKKEVRRGGLGRGLAALIPTAPEQSPSVGDSAADIIFGPRKNGPVVRGSENRPNRDAGTTAGAANKKKSANSPVTAPSSTVPEKSHSDNNVSDISSVEVAQDTAKNVSRETFEASQENVSDIGATYREIAVELISPNPRQPREVFDEEPLAELAHSIREFGLMQPIVVRPIEGRNRKLALEAARKENPGAKQPEFEIIMGERRWRASQKAGLDVIPAIVRETSDENMLRDALLENIHRVQLNPLEEAAAYQQLLEEFGVTQAQLADKIGRSRPVITNMIRLLQLPVEVQRRVAVGVLSAGHARALLGVKTGKEDQQRLAERIVAEGLSVRATEEAVTLLNAGNLQEKKKRTPLPQPEVLNTWADRLADSFDTKVTAQMGKRKGKIVIEFGDLEDFDRIMALMNVNEN